From one Amia ocellicauda isolate fAmiCal2 chromosome 17, fAmiCal2.hap1, whole genome shotgun sequence genomic stretch:
- the slc25a17l gene encoding peroxisomal membrane protein PMP34: MSDPSPAVAALLSYETLVHAVAGAVGSVTAMSVFFPLDTARIRLQVDDNRKSKSTPIILAEIAKEEGILSLYRGWFPVISSLCCSNFVYFYTFNSLKKVWALKEAQSRPGRDLVIGFIAGTVNVLLTTPMWVVNTRLKLQGAKFRNEDLHQTHYKGIMDAFCQIVGSEGVGALWNGTFPSLLLVFNPAVQFMFYEAMKRKASLGSRKISSLEIFLIGALAKAIATTTTYPLQTVQSILRFGQQKSESKSGLLGSIRNVVYLLLDRIKRQGFLGLYKGLEAKLLQTVLTAALMFVVYEKITGVTFKVMGLSRKVKH; encoded by the exons ATGTCAGACCCTTCGCCTGCAGTTGCTGCCCTGCTGTCGTATGAGACCCTTGTTCACGCTGTAGCTGGAGCCGTG GGCAGTGTGACGGCGATGAGCGTGTTCTTCCCTCTGGACACGGCCAGGATCAGACTGCAAG TGGATGACAACAGAAAGTCCAAATCCACTCCCATCATCCTAGCAGAAATTGCGAAGGAGGAAGGCAT ACTGTCTCTCTATCGCGGTTGGTTCCCCGTGATCTCCAGCCTCTGCTGCTCCAACTTCGTCTACTTCTACACCTTCAACAGCCTGAAGAAAGTGTGGGCATTAAAGGAGGCCCAGTCCAGGCCTGGCAGGGACCTGGTCATAGGATTCATCGCAG GAACGGTCAATGTCCTTCTGACCACTCCCATGTGGGTGGTGAACACCCGGCTGAAGCTGCAGGGGGCAAAGTTCAGGAACGAAGACCTGCACCAGACACACTATAAGGGAATTATGG ATGCCTTTTGTCAGATCGTGGGGAGTGAGGGGGTGGGAGCTCTGTGGAACGGCACCTTCCCTTCCCTCCTCCTGGTGTTTAACCCGGCTGTGCAGTTCATGTTCTACGAAGCCATGAAAAGAAAGGCCAGCCTTGGTAGCAGGAAG ATTTCATCCCTGGAGATATTTCTGATTGGAGCCTTAGCCAAAGCTATTGCGACGACCACCACCTATCCACTGCAGACTGTTCAGTCCATACTGAGG TTTGGCCAGCAAAAAAGCGAGTCCAAGAGTGGTCTTCTGGGGAGCATCCGGAATGTGGTGTATTTGCTGCTGGATCGCATCAA GAGGCAGGGCTTTCTGGGGCTGTACAAAGGGCTGGAGGCCAAGCTGCTGCAGACTGTTCTGACCGCTGCTCTCATGTTTGTGGTCTATGAGAAGATCACTGGGGTCACCTTCAAGGTCATGGGGCTCTCCAGGAAGGTCAAGCACTGA